In a single window of the Xylanibacillus composti genome:
- the rpoB gene encoding DNA-directed RNA polymerase subunit beta: MAGHLVQYGRRERRSYARIKEVLDIPNLIEIQQKSYEWFLQEGLREMFHDISPIQDFTGNLVLEFIDYSLGEPKYSVDESKERDVTYAAPLRVKVRLINKETGEVKEQEVFMGDFPLMTETGTFIINGAERVIVSQLVRSPSVYFSTKMDKNGKKAYTATVIPNRGAWLELETDAKDIIYVRIDRTRKIPVTVLLRALGFGTDQEIIDLLGEDEYIRNTLDKDNTDSTEKALIEIYERLRPGEPPTLDNARNLLIARFFDPKRYDLANVGRYKINKKLHIKNRLFNQRLAESLIDEETGEIIAEAGQVVDRRLLDQIIPYLEKSVGFRDYKVTGGVHESETIPLQRINVFSPVEDGKVITVISNSNIDKSVKHITPSDIIASISYFMNLLHDVGSTDDIDHLGNRRLRSVGELLQNQFRIGLSRMERVVRERMSIQDANVITPQALINIRPVIASIKEFFGSSQLSQFMDQTNPLAELTHKRRLSALGPGGLTRERAGFEVRDVHHSHYGRMCPIETPEGPNIGLINSLSTYARINEYGFIETAYRKVDPETNRVTDQIDYLTADEEDNYVIAQANAELNEDGSFANENVIVRYNKTSDNILTLPRERVDYMDVSPKQVVSVATAMIPFLENDDSNRALMGSNMQRQAVPLLIPKAPLVGTGMEHKAAKDSGVCIVSKVHGVAERVSANEIWIRQVQEVDGKQVRGDLIKHKLHKFLRSNQGTCINQRPLIRQGEIVKPGDILADGPSTEMGELALGRNVVVAFMTWEGYNYEDAILLSEKLVKEDVYTSIHIEEYESEARDTKLGPEEITRDIPNVGEDALKNLDERGIIRVGAEIGAGDILVGKVTPKGVTELTAEERLLHAIFGEKAREVRDTSLRVPHGTDGIVVDVKVFTRENGDELPPGVNQLVRVYIAQKRKISEGDKMAGRHGNKGVIARILPEEDMPFLPDGTPVEVVLNPLGVPSRMNIGQVLEVHLGMAAKRLGLHMSTPVFDGASEIDVFDTMEEAGMQRNGKTVLFDGRTGEQFEREVTVGVMYMIKLAHMVDDKIHARSTGPYSLVTQQPLGGKAQFGGQRFGEMEVWALEAYGAAYTLQEILTVKSDDVVGRVKTYESIVKGENVPEPGVPESFKVLIKELQSLGMDVKILTENEEEIIMKEVDDDDEGAGDKLNLNLEGAEAGAE, from the coding sequence TTGGCAGGACATCTTGTTCAATATGGTCGACGCGAGCGCAGGAGTTACGCACGGATCAAGGAAGTTTTAGATATCCCGAACTTGATTGAAATCCAGCAAAAATCATACGAATGGTTTTTGCAGGAAGGTCTGCGCGAAATGTTTCACGATATTTCGCCCATTCAGGATTTCACCGGCAATCTCGTCTTGGAATTTATCGATTACAGTCTGGGAGAGCCGAAATATTCTGTCGATGAATCAAAAGAGCGGGACGTAACCTATGCGGCGCCGTTAAGAGTGAAAGTGCGTCTTATCAACAAGGAAACCGGTGAAGTCAAGGAACAGGAAGTCTTCATGGGTGATTTTCCATTGATGACAGAAACGGGCACATTCATTATTAATGGTGCGGAGAGGGTCATTGTCAGTCAGCTTGTCCGCAGCCCAAGCGTTTACTTTAGCACGAAGATGGATAAAAACGGCAAGAAGGCATATACCGCAACGGTCATTCCAAACCGCGGAGCCTGGTTAGAGCTCGAAACCGATGCCAAGGACATTATTTATGTGCGCATTGACCGTACGCGTAAAATTCCTGTGACGGTTCTTTTGCGTGCGCTCGGCTTTGGCACCGATCAAGAAATTATAGATCTTTTGGGTGAGGATGAGTACATTCGCAACACCCTGGACAAGGACAATACGGATTCCACGGAGAAAGCGCTCATTGAAATCTATGAACGCCTTCGTCCGGGCGAGCCGCCTACATTGGACAATGCCAGAAACCTGCTGATTGCCCGGTTCTTTGATCCGAAGCGTTACGATCTGGCTAATGTGGGCCGTTACAAAATTAACAAGAAGCTGCATATCAAGAACCGTCTTTTCAATCAGCGGTTGGCAGAGTCGTTGATCGACGAAGAGACCGGCGAGATTATTGCAGAGGCTGGCCAAGTGGTAGACAGAAGACTGCTTGACCAGATTATTCCGTATCTTGAGAAGAGTGTCGGCTTCAGGGATTATAAAGTGACAGGCGGCGTACACGAAAGCGAAACGATTCCGCTGCAGCGCATTAATGTTTTCTCGCCTGTGGAAGATGGCAAGGTCATCACCGTTATTTCGAACTCCAATATTGACAAATCCGTCAAGCATATTACGCCTTCGGATATTATTGCGTCCATCAGCTATTTCATGAATCTGCTTCATGATGTGGGCAGCACGGACGACATTGACCATTTGGGCAACCGCCGCTTGCGTTCCGTAGGGGAGCTGCTTCAGAACCAGTTCCGGATCGGACTGTCGCGAATGGAGCGTGTTGTGCGTGAGCGGATGTCGATCCAAGATGCGAATGTCATCACGCCGCAAGCGCTGATCAACATTCGTCCGGTTATCGCTTCGATTAAGGAGTTTTTCGGAAGCTCCCAGCTCTCGCAGTTCATGGATCAGACGAACCCGTTGGCGGAGTTGACGCATAAGCGTCGTCTGTCCGCGCTTGGACCGGGCGGATTGACAAGGGAACGCGCAGGCTTTGAAGTGCGGGACGTGCATCATTCCCACTATGGACGGATGTGCCCGATTGAGACGCCGGAAGGTCCGAACATCGGATTGATCAACTCGCTGTCCACATACGCCCGCATCAATGAATACGGCTTTATCGAAACGGCGTATCGCAAGGTTGATCCGGAGACCAACCGCGTCACCGATCAGATTGATTACTTGACAGCGGATGAAGAGGACAATTATGTTATCGCGCAGGCGAATGCCGAGTTGAACGAGGACGGCAGCTTTGCAAATGAGAACGTCATTGTCCGCTACAACAAAACATCCGACAACATCTTGACGCTGCCGCGCGAGCGCGTTGATTACATGGATGTATCTCCGAAGCAGGTCGTCTCCGTCGCAACGGCGATGATTCCGTTCTTGGAGAACGATGACTCGAACCGTGCGCTGATGGGCTCGAACATGCAGCGGCAGGCGGTGCCGCTTCTCATTCCGAAGGCGCCGCTGGTTGGCACAGGCATGGAGCATAAGGCAGCGAAGGATTCCGGCGTTTGCATCGTATCCAAGGTGCATGGCGTTGCAGAACGCGTCAGCGCGAACGAGATTTGGATTCGCCAGGTTCAGGAAGTCGATGGCAAGCAGGTGAGGGGCGACTTGATCAAGCACAAGCTGCACAAGTTCCTCCGTTCCAACCAGGGAACCTGCATTAACCAGCGTCCGCTGATCAGACAAGGCGAAATCGTGAAGCCTGGCGATATTCTTGCAGACGGCCCTTCCACCGAAATGGGAGAGCTTGCACTTGGACGCAACGTCGTTGTGGCTTTCATGACTTGGGAAGGGTACAACTACGAGGATGCGATTTTGCTTAGCGAAAAGCTTGTGAAAGAGGATGTTTATACCTCTATTCACATTGAAGAATATGAATCCGAGGCGCGTGATACGAAGCTCGGACCAGAGGAAATTACCCGCGATATCCCGAATGTTGGCGAGGATGCGCTCAAAAATCTCGATGAGCGCGGCATTATCCGCGTAGGGGCGGAAATCGGCGCCGGCGATATTCTGGTAGGCAAGGTAACGCCGAAGGGCGTGACGGAGCTGACCGCGGAAGAGCGTCTGCTGCACGCAATCTTCGGCGAGAAGGCGCGTGAAGTTCGTGATACGTCGCTGCGAGTGCCGCATGGCACGGACGGCATTGTCGTAGATGTAAAAGTATTCACTCGCGAGAATGGCGATGAGCTGCCGCCAGGCGTGAACCAGCTGGTGCGCGTTTATATCGCGCAAAAGCGGAAGATTTCCGAAGGCGACAAGATGGCGGGACGCCACGGGAACAAAGGGGTTATCGCACGCATTTTGCCGGAAGAGGATATGCCGTTCCTTCCTGACGGTACGCCAGTTGAGGTTGTCCTGAATCCGCTTGGCGTTCCTTCGCGGATGAATATCGGACAGGTGCTGGAGGTTCATCTCGGCATGGCAGCCAAACGGCTTGGCCTGCATATGTCGACACCGGTATTCGATGGAGCCAGCGAGATAGATGTGTTTGACACCATGGAAGAAGCCGGTATGCAGCGCAACGGCAAGACCGTGCTGTTCGACGGTCGTACAGGTGAGCAATTCGAACGCGAAGTTACGGTTGGCGTCATGTACATGATCAAGCTGGCGCACATGGTTGACGACAAGATTCATGCTCGTTCGACTGGACCATACTCGCTCGTTACGCAGCAGCCGCTGGGCGGAAAGGCGCAGTTCGGCGGACAGCGCTTCGGTGAGATGGAAGTGTGGGCGCTGGAAGCCTACGGCGCAGCGTATACGCTGCAAGAGATATTGACCGTGAAGTCGGATGACGTGGTCGGCCGCGTCAAGACGTACGAGTCGATTGTCAAAGGCGAGAACGTGCCGGAGCCTGGCGTTCCGGAATCCTTCAAGGTATTGATCAAGGAACTGCAAAGCTTGGGCATGGATGTGAAGATCCTGACCGAGAACGAAGAGGAGATCATCATGAAGGAAGTCGACGACGACGACGAGGGCGCTGGCGACAAGCTTAACCTGAACCTAGAAGGCGCTGAAGCTGGAGCGGAATAA
- a CDS encoding class I SAM-dependent methyltransferase, which translates to MSDHYYSQQPGSEHDRRLIETSLSGVKLSFITDAGVFSKGGLDEGSALLIEQFEAAPGARIADVGCGYGPIGLYLAKRIPESAVTMLDMNERALDLARENAARNGITGVRVLASDGLQAVKEEKFDAIATNPPIRAGKATVHRIFEEAHDCLEAGGALWVVIRTKQGAPSAKRKLESMFEQVDERAKNKGYRIYRAIK; encoded by the coding sequence GTGAGCGACCACTACTATTCACAACAGCCGGGATCGGAGCATGATCGGAGATTGATTGAGACAAGCTTAAGCGGCGTGAAGCTTTCCTTCATAACCGATGCCGGGGTTTTTTCGAAGGGTGGGCTGGATGAAGGATCGGCCTTGCTGATTGAACAATTTGAAGCTGCGCCAGGCGCAAGGATTGCGGACGTGGGATGCGGGTATGGGCCGATTGGTCTCTACTTGGCCAAACGGATTCCGGAAAGTGCGGTTACTATGCTGGATATGAATGAGAGAGCTTTGGACCTGGCGAGGGAAAACGCAGCCAGAAACGGTATTACAGGAGTTCGCGTGCTTGCGTCCGACGGCTTGCAGGCTGTCAAGGAAGAGAAGTTCGACGCGATTGCAACGAACCCGCCGATCCGTGCCGGCAAAGCGACCGTGCATCGCATCTTCGAGGAAGCGCATGATTGTCTGGAGGCTGGAGGGGCATTGTGGGTCGTCATTCGGACGAAGCAAGGAGCCCCTTCTGCAAAGCGAAAGCTGGAAAGCATGTTCGAGCAGGTAGACGAACGGGCGAAAAATAAAGGATATCGCATCTATCGGGCGATCAAGTAA
- the rplL gene encoding 50S ribosomal protein L7/L12 — protein sequence MSNEQILEAIKGMTVLELNELVKAIEEEFGVTAAAPVAVVGGAAGGEAAAEQSEFDVILANAGASKINVIKAVREITGLGLKEAKELVDNAPKPIKEKVSKEDAEAVKAKLEEAGATVELK from the coding sequence ATGAGTAATGAGCAAATCTTAGAAGCCATTAAAGGCATGACCGTTCTGGAACTGAACGAATTGGTTAAAGCAATCGAAGAGGAATTTGGCGTAACAGCAGCTGCTCCGGTAGCGGTTGTAGGCGGCGCTGCAGGCGGAGAGGCTGCTGCAGAACAAAGCGAATTCGACGTAATCTTGGCGAACGCTGGCGCTTCCAAGATCAACGTAATCAAAGCTGTTCGCGAAATTACAGGTCTTGGCCTGAAAGAAGCGAAAGAGCTGGTTGACAACGCTCCGAAGCCAATCAAAGAAAAAGTGTCCAAAGAAGACGCAGAAGCAGTTAAAGCGAAGCTTGAAGAAGCTGGCGCAACTGTAGAATTGAAATAA
- the rplJ gene encoding 50S ribosomal protein L10 has protein sequence MPNARVLEQKQQQVAEVSEKLRESACTVVADYRGLNVAQVTELRKQLREAGVEFSVLKNTLTRRATAATELTELDAHLTGPTAIAFSREDAVAPAKILVEFAKKNEALKVKAGVLEGQVVDASQIKALADLPSREGLLSMLLSVLQAPVRNFALAVKAVAEKEEPQQA, from the coding sequence TTGCCAAACGCTAGAGTTCTTGAACAAAAACAACAGCAAGTAGCGGAAGTGAGCGAGAAGCTTCGGGAGTCAGCGTGCACCGTAGTTGCGGATTACCGCGGTCTGAACGTTGCGCAAGTGACCGAGCTGCGCAAACAGCTTCGCGAAGCTGGCGTGGAATTCTCCGTACTGAAGAATACCTTGACTCGCCGTGCGACTGCTGCTACTGAACTGACTGAATTAGACGCGCATCTGACTGGTCCGACCGCGATTGCGTTCAGCCGTGAAGATGCAGTGGCGCCAGCCAAGATCCTGGTTGAGTTCGCCAAGAAGAACGAAGCATTGAAGGTGAAGGCAGGCGTTCTGGAAGGCCAGGTAGTGGACGCTTCTCAAATTAAAGCGTTGGCGGATCTGCCGTCCCGCGAAGGCTTGCTTTCCATGTTGCTTAGCGTGCTTCAAGCGCCTGTGCGTAACTTTGCGCTTGCGGTTAAAGCCGTTGCTGAAAAGGAAGAACCCCAACAAGCATGA
- the rplA gene encoding 50S ribosomal protein L1, which yields MPKHGKKYQEAAKLIDSEKLYESQEAVELVKKAATAKFDETIEAAVRLGVDPKKQDQAVRGVVVLPHGTGKTRRVLVFAKGDKAKEAEAAGADYVGDQDMINKIQQGWFEFDVCVATPDMMSEVGKLGRILGGKGLMPNPKAGTVTTDVTKAVQEIKAGKIEYRLDKAGQIHAPIGKASFDADKLNENLKALMDALNRSKPAAAKGVYLKGLAISSTMGPSVRINLQSYR from the coding sequence ATGCCGAAGCATGGCAAGAAATATCAAGAAGCGGCCAAGCTGATCGACAGCGAGAAGCTGTATGAGTCGCAAGAAGCGGTAGAGCTTGTGAAAAAAGCGGCTACAGCGAAATTTGACGAAACCATTGAAGCGGCCGTTCGCCTCGGCGTCGATCCGAAGAAACAGGATCAAGCCGTGCGCGGTGTCGTAGTGCTGCCGCATGGAACCGGTAAAACTAGACGTGTGCTAGTGTTCGCCAAGGGTGACAAGGCGAAGGAAGCGGAAGCGGCGGGAGCCGATTATGTAGGCGATCAGGACATGATCAACAAGATCCAGCAGGGCTGGTTCGAGTTTGATGTCTGCGTCGCGACTCCCGACATGATGAGCGAAGTGGGTAAGCTCGGACGGATTCTCGGCGGCAAAGGCTTGATGCCGAACCCGAAAGCCGGAACCGTAACGACTGACGTTACCAAGGCTGTGCAAGAAATCAAGGCCGGTAAGATCGAGTATAGACTCGACAAAGCCGGACAGATTCATGCGCCAATCGGCAAAGCTTCGTTCGATGCAGACAAGTTGAATGAAAACTTGAAAGCATTGATGGATGCTTTGAACCGCTCGAAGCCGGCTGCAGCTAAAGGCGTATACCTGAAAGGATTGGCCATCTCTTCGACGATGGGGCCAAGCGTACGCATTAATCTGCAGAGCTATCGCTAA
- the rplK gene encoding 50S ribosomal protein L11 → MAKKVIKVVKLQIPAGKANPAPPVGPALGQAGVNIMAFCKEFNARTQDQAGLVIPVVLTVFEDRSFTFETKTPPAAVLLRVAAGIQKGSGVPNKTKVATLKRAKVQEIAEQKMPDLNAASVEAAMRMVEGTARSMGIVIED, encoded by the coding sequence ATGGCTAAGAAGGTCATCAAAGTTGTTAAGTTGCAAATTCCGGCAGGTAAAGCGAACCCGGCGCCACCGGTAGGTCCTGCTCTTGGTCAAGCTGGCGTGAATATCATGGCATTCTGTAAAGAATTCAATGCGCGCACGCAAGATCAAGCCGGCCTCGTCATTCCGGTAGTGCTCACCGTGTTCGAGGATCGTTCGTTCACATTCGAAACGAAGACCCCGCCTGCTGCCGTATTGTTGCGTGTAGCTGCTGGTATCCAAAAAGGTTCCGGCGTGCCGAACAAGACGAAAGTAGCAACGTTGAAACGCGCGAAAGTGCAAGAAATCGCGGAGCAAAAAATGCCTGACCTGAATGCGGCTTCCGTTGAAGCGGCAATGCGGATGGTAGAAGGTACTGCCAGAAGCATGGGAATCGTAATCGAAGACTAA
- the nusG gene encoding transcription termination/antitermination protein NusG, producing the protein MDKRWYVVHTYSGYENKVKANLEKRVESMDMTDKIFRVLVPMEEELVNKDGKKKTVMRKVYPGYVLVEMIQTDDSWYVVRNTPGVTGFVGSTGSGSKPTPLLPEEVEAILKHMGMEEPKPKIDFSMKENVRVKVGPFANFVGTVEEILADKSKLKVHVNMFGRETPLELDFSQVEKI; encoded by the coding sequence ATGGATAAAAGGTGGTACGTCGTTCATACTTATTCTGGGTATGAGAACAAGGTCAAAGCGAATCTGGAGAAACGCGTCGAATCGATGGATATGACGGATAAGATCTTCCGTGTGCTTGTTCCGATGGAGGAAGAGCTCGTGAACAAGGACGGGAAGAAGAAAACCGTGATGCGCAAAGTATATCCCGGTTACGTGCTGGTGGAAATGATTCAGACAGATGACTCCTGGTATGTTGTCCGCAATACGCCGGGTGTGACTGGCTTTGTCGGATCCACAGGCTCCGGTTCCAAGCCGACTCCGCTTCTGCCGGAGGAAGTTGAAGCGATTCTCAAGCATATGGGCATGGAAGAGCCGAAGCCGAAGATTGACTTCAGCATGAAAGAGAATGTTCGCGTGAAGGTCGGGCCGTTTGCGAACTTCGTCGGAACGGTTGAAGAGATTCTCGCAGATAAGAGCAAGTTGAAAGTTCATGTGAACATGTTTGGAAGGGAAACCCCGCTTGAGCTTGATTTTTCTCAGGTGGAGAAAATATAG
- the secE gene encoding preprotein translocase subunit SecE, whose protein sequence is MTFLAKIKQGFGSTFSFFADSWSELKKVRWPNRKEMTSYTIVVIVTVLIVTLYFYVLDMGITELIRLVFE, encoded by the coding sequence GTGACTTTTTTGGCTAAAATAAAGCAGGGGTTCGGTTCGACTTTCTCGTTTTTTGCAGATAGCTGGTCGGAGCTGAAGAAAGTGCGTTGGCCTAACCGTAAAGAGATGACCAGTTATACGATTGTCGTTATCGTCACGGTATTGATCGTAACGCTCTATTTTTATGTTCTGGACATGGGCATCACCGAATTGATCCGACTCGTGTTTGAGTAA
- the rpmG gene encoding 50S ribosomal protein L33, with translation MRVIITLACTDCKQRNYTSTKNKKTHPDRMELKKYCKFCNGQTVHRETR, from the coding sequence ATGCGGGTAATTATCACATTGGCTTGTACGGATTGCAAACAGCGCAACTATACGAGCACGAAGAACAAGAAGACCCATCCTGACCGCATGGAATTGAAGAAATATTGCAAGTTTTGCAATGGACAGACCGTTCATCGTGAAACAAGGTAG
- the sigH gene encoding RNA polymerase sporulation sigma factor SigH — MSLDLNDWIASDLDLVADEDIVEAVREGDSDALEYLINKYKNFVRAKARSYFLIGADREDIVQEGMIGLYKAIRDFRGDKLASFKAFAELCITRQIITAIKTATRQKHIPLNSYVSLDKPIYDEDSDRTLLDVICGSRVSDPEELMINKEEFNGLEDKMGEILSDLERKVLMHYLDGRSYQEIAVDLDRHVKSIDNALQRVKRKLERYLEGRNIHI; from the coding sequence GTGAGTCTCGACCTCAATGATTGGATTGCGAGCGATTTAGACCTCGTAGCAGATGAAGATATTGTCGAAGCTGTGCGTGAAGGCGACAGCGATGCGCTGGAATACTTAATTAACAAGTATAAGAATTTTGTACGTGCCAAGGCGCGATCCTATTTTTTAATCGGAGCTGATCGGGAGGATATTGTGCAGGAAGGCATGATCGGACTGTACAAGGCCATTCGCGATTTTAGAGGAGACAAGCTTGCCTCATTCAAGGCCTTTGCCGAGCTGTGCATCACCAGGCAAATCATCACCGCAATCAAAACCGCTACCCGCCAGAAGCACATCCCGCTGAATTCCTACGTATCGTTGGACAAGCCCATTTATGATGAAGACTCTGACCGCACGCTGCTGGACGTCATCTGCGGATCGCGTGTTTCCGATCCGGAGGAGCTGATGATCAACAAGGAGGAATTCAACGGCCTTGAGGACAAGATGGGGGAGATATTGAGCGACCTGGAACGCAAAGTGCTGATGCATTACCTGGACGGCCGTTCCTATCAAGAAATTGCGGTTGATCTGGACAGGCATGTCAAGTCGATCGACAATGCCTTGCAGCGGGTGAAGCGCAAGCTTGAACGCTATTTGGAAGGACGTAATATTCACATTTAG
- a CDS encoding NYN domain-containing protein — MEHILIVDGYNVIGAWPELKRLADTNLEDARDRLIEMLADYQGFSGARVILVFDAHQVPGLGGAYSQYRLDIQYTKEKETADERIERLVTQLINRRRQIHVATSDQTEQHVIFGKGALRKPARELLIELEENRKLVAARVDEQRQMSKKKNLLIGGVSTEMLQKLEQWRRGKPKS; from the coding sequence ATGGAGCATATACTGATAGTGGACGGCTACAATGTAATCGGCGCTTGGCCGGAGCTGAAGCGCTTGGCAGATACCAATCTGGAGGACGCCCGCGATCGTCTTATCGAGATGCTTGCGGACTATCAAGGATTCAGCGGCGCCCGGGTCATCCTTGTTTTCGATGCGCATCAAGTGCCCGGCCTCGGCGGCGCTTACAGCCAATATCGGTTGGATATCCAGTATACGAAGGAGAAGGAAACGGCCGATGAGCGCATTGAGCGGCTTGTGACGCAGCTGATCAACCGCCGCCGGCAAATTCATGTAGCCACGTCCGATCAGACGGAGCAGCATGTTATCTTTGGCAAAGGGGCGCTGCGCAAGCCGGCACGAGAGCTGCTGATCGAGCTGGAGGAAAACCGGAAGCTGGTAGCGGCGCGCGTGGACGAGCAGCGGCAAATGTCGAAGAAGAAAAACCTGCTTATCGGCGGCGTCTCCACCGAAATGCTGCAAAAGTTGGAGCAATGGAGACGGGGGAAGCCGAAATCCTAG
- the rlmB gene encoding 23S rRNA (guanosine(2251)-2'-O)-methyltransferase RlmB has translation MRKDKDSKGQRQFGSARSGKQRQERVRSGPAPGTDAEEAGAVIAGRHAVMEALKAGRPIHKIWLADTMQRSSIQQLHALAKEAGIPVQSADKRKLDQLAEGLPHQGVLAQASAAEYAEVEDLLAAAEAKGEPPFLIILDELEDPHNLGSILRSCDCTGAHGVIIPKRRSVGLTATVSRTSAGAVEFVPVARVTNLAQTMDDLKRRGVWIVGTDVQAEGMVSELDLTMPVAIVIGNEHKGIGRLVRERCDLLGKLPMFGRINSLNASVAAGVIMYEVVRQRQAALSR, from the coding sequence ATGCGAAAAGACAAAGACAGCAAGGGGCAGCGACAGTTCGGCAGCGCCCGCAGCGGCAAGCAGCGGCAAGAGCGAGTAAGGAGCGGCCCGGCTCCCGGTACGGATGCAGAGGAAGCCGGCGCAGTCATCGCCGGCAGGCATGCCGTCATGGAGGCGCTGAAAGCGGGAAGGCCGATACATAAAATATGGCTGGCCGACACAATGCAGCGCTCGTCTATACAGCAGCTTCATGCGCTGGCCAAAGAAGCGGGCATCCCGGTACAGTCGGCGGACAAGCGCAAGCTCGACCAACTGGCAGAAGGCTTGCCGCATCAAGGCGTACTGGCGCAGGCAAGCGCTGCTGAATATGCCGAGGTCGAGGATCTGCTGGCAGCGGCGGAAGCGAAGGGAGAGCCCCCCTTTCTAATCATTCTGGACGAGCTGGAAGATCCGCACAATCTCGGATCGATCCTGCGCAGCTGCGACTGCACCGGGGCGCACGGCGTGATTATTCCGAAGCGCCGGTCTGTCGGACTGACCGCAACGGTGTCGCGGACATCCGCAGGCGCCGTGGAATTTGTGCCGGTAGCGCGGGTAACCAATCTGGCGCAGACGATGGACGATTTGAAGCGGCGCGGCGTCTGGATCGTCGGAACCGATGTGCAGGCCGAAGGGATGGTGAGCGAGCTCGATCTGACCATGCCGGTCGCAATCGTGATCGGCAACGAGCACAAGGGCATCGGCCGGCTTGTCCGGGAACGCTGCGACCTGCTTGGCAAGCTGCCGATGTTCGGACGCATCAATTCGCTGAATGCATCCGTGGCGGCAGGTGTGATCATGTACGAGGTAGTCCGCCAGCGGCAAGCGGCTCTATCCCGATGA
- a CDS encoding Mini-ribonuclease 3 — MENCFYIPPAKPPEQINPLVLAYLGDTVYDLFIRQKLIVGKNHRPDYLHKQASRYVSAKAQAEALRVMLPALSDEERDVVKRGRNAKSGTVPKNANVIDYRQSTAFECLLGYLYYKERHERLREIMELSLAKDAGGKLVCEKTKTARGSDSSAAPAAASSGKSE; from the coding sequence TTGGAAAATTGTTTCTATATTCCGCCCGCCAAACCGCCGGAACAAATCAACCCGCTTGTGCTCGCTTATTTGGGCGATACCGTGTACGACTTATTCATTCGCCAGAAGCTGATCGTAGGCAAAAATCATCGACCGGACTATTTGCACAAGCAGGCGAGCCGCTATGTATCGGCCAAGGCGCAGGCTGAGGCGCTGCGCGTCATGCTGCCCGCCTTGAGCGATGAGGAACGCGATGTGGTGAAGCGGGGCAGAAACGCCAAATCGGGAACAGTCCCGAAAAATGCGAATGTGATTGATTATCGGCAAAGCACGGCATTCGAATGCTTGCTCGGATATTTGTATTACAAGGAACGGCACGAACGGTTAAGGGAGATCATGGAGCTCAGTTTGGCGAAGGACGCAGGAGGGAAGCTGGTATGCGAAAAGACAAAGACAGCAAGGGGCAGCGACAGTTCGGCAGCGCCCGCAGCGGCAAGCAGCGGCAAGAGCGAGTAA